In Chloroflexota bacterium, one genomic interval encodes:
- a CDS encoding nucleotide pyrophosphohydrolase — MSDNTITLSELRAAVSEFVSERDWETYHTPKSLSMSIAIEAAELMELFQWHGNEQSRQAGEHEEKRTEAADELADVLIYCLAFANTLQLDISDAVASKLDINQRRYPPGKLPSRHHDLE, encoded by the coding sequence ATGTCTGATAACACCATCACCCTGTCAGAACTTCGCGCCGCCGTGTCAGAGTTTGTTTCCGAAAGAGACTGGGAAACCTACCATACGCCCAAGAGCCTCAGCATGTCCATTGCCATCGAAGCCGCCGAGCTCATGGAATTATTCCAATGGCATGGCAACGAGCAGTCACGCCAGGCGGGCGAGCATGAGGAAAAACGGACGGAAGCAGCCGACGAGTTGGCTGACGTTTTGATCTACTGCCTGGCATTTGCCAATACGCTGCAATTGGACATCAGCGATGCCGTGGCCTCGAAACTGGACATCAACCAACGGCGCTACCCGCCAGGAAAGTTGCCCAGCCGCCACCATGATTTGGAGTAG